Part of the Limihaloglobus sulfuriphilus genome is shown below.
CATTGAACAGGCAACCGTGCCGGTGGTGGTTGACGCAGGGCTTGGCCGACCGTCACACGCGGCAGAGGCGATGGAGATGGGAGCCGACGCGGTGCTTGTAAACACGGCGATAGCCTCGGCAAATGACCCGGTGGCTATGGCGCGGGCCTTCGCGATGGCAGCCGAGGCAGGCAGAACATCCTTTGTAACGGGCGCGGCACCTGTACTGAAAACAGCGAGTGCTTCAAGCCCGCTGACCGGATTTCTGCGAGATTAAATGTAAAAGAAAACAACATAAATTATGAATACAAAAACTGACATATACAGCGTTCTTGATGATACAGGTATTGACACCCGCCAGGATGAATACCTCTCGCGAATACAATCTGTAACAGAGGCCGATGTGCGGCGGGAGCTTGCCATAAAGCCGGGGCATTTTTCGCTTGAGCGGCTGATTGTTCTGCTCTCAGAAGCCGGCGGAGCCTTCCTCGAAGATATGGCGCAGCAGGCACACGCCCTGACACTCCAGCGGTTCGGCAAAACTATGCAGCTCTACGTGCCGATGTACGTGTCGAATTACTGCATCAACAGATGTCAGTACTGCGGCTACAACGCAGACCACAAATTCAACCGCAGCCGGCTGACAATGGAGCAGGCCGTTCAGGAAGCAGACGCCATAGCAAGCGCAGGTTTCCGGCATATTTTGATACTCAGCGGCGAAGACCCAAAACACATTGACGTTGACTATCTCGCCGAGCTGGCAAAACGGCTCAGAAGCAAGTTCTGCGCGATCGAAATCGAGATATACCCGCTGGATACAGACGGCTACAAACGGCTCTTTGATGCCGGTATAGACGGCCTGAGCATCTATCAGGAAACCTACAACCGCCGGCTGTACGAAACGCTTCACGCAGGGCCGAAGGCGGACTACCGCTACCGTCTCGAAACGCCGTCAAGGGCTGCACGGGCCGGTTTCAGGCGGCTTGGAATCGGTGCGCTGCTGGGGCTGTGGGACTGGCGGCTTGAGACGCTGTCTCTGTCTGTACACGCCGCGTACTTGATGAAACATCACTGGCAGAGCCAGATTTCGTTTTCGTTTCCGCGGATCCGCCCTGCACAGGACGTTGAGGATCAGCCGTATAAGCACATCATCTCGGACAGACAGTTTGTGCAGATGATGCTGGCGCTGCGGCTGTGTTTCGCAGATGCGGGGATTGTCGTTTCAACCCGCGAGAGCAGCGAATTCCGCAGGCACCTGATGAACCTCTGCGTTACGCGTATGAGCGCCGGCTCTAAGACAAACCCCGGAGGCTACGCAGTGAACAAAGAAGCGGTTTGCCAGTTTGAGGTTGACGACAAAAGCTCCCCGCAGCAGGTAGCGGCGATGATAGAGGCCGCCGGCTACGAGCCTGTATGGAAAGACTGGGATCCGGCATTTACCGCCGGATAAACACTCGCTATCTAAGCTCGCCCGCGGCGAGTCTTGCCGCCAGGTGCGCCAGCTTTGGCATCGTGTAGTCGAATATCATTTTGTAGCCCTCGCACAGCGGTGTTGCGTCTTCGAAGTTGCCCCAGGCCGAATAGCGGTCTTTCAGGCAGCCGCCGTAACAGCACTTGCGCCAGCGGCACAGCATACACTTTGTGCATGAGGTGTTTTTGGCACGGGCGAATTTCCTTTTCACTTCGCCGGTTATCAGCTCGCCGATATGGGTTTCCATGATGTTGCCCATCCGGCAGCCCTCCTCGACGAAAAAGTCGCAGCAGAACGCATCCCCGTTATGCTCAACCACCATATAATCACTGCACGATTTATTGAAGGTACAGTTGGTATGCTGTCCGTTGACGATATAGTTCAGCAGCGAATCGAAAAGCCGGATACTCAGCTTTGTCGGGCCGTAATCAAGCCAGCGGTCGAATATGCGGCAGATAAACCGCCCGTACTGCTCGGCGCTGGTGCTGAAATCGGTGAGCTTGCCTTTTTCTCCGCCCGGCTCTACGCACGGGACAAACTGCAGAAAGCGTATGTTCTTTTCTTTAACGAAAAAATCAAACAGCTCATCGGGCTTTTCCACATTGAGATTGTTGAGCAGCACGAGGATATTGAACTCCACCCGTGCCCGCCTGCACGCCTCTATGCCTGCGACAACGCGGTCATAGGTGCCGTTGCCGCCGCGGTCTTTGCGGTAGTGGTCATGGAGATATTTGGGCCCGTCGAGGCTGATTCCCACGAGCCAGCTGTACTGCTTGAGAAAGGCCGCCCACTCATCGTCGAGCAGTATGCCGTTGGTCTGGAGGGCATTGGAGACAGCCTGTCCGTCATCTCCACAACGCTGCTGGGTTTCAACCACGCGTTTGTAGAAATCCAGCCCCATCAGGGTCGGCTCGCCGCCCTGCCAGGCAAAACTGCTCACAGGAAAGCCAAGCCCCATAAAATCGCTCACCATACGCTCCATCACCTCATCGCTCATGCGGTGCTTGTGTGTGCCGAACATTTCCGTCTTGCCCGTATAAAAGCAGTACTTGCACGCAATGTTGCAATCCGGCCCGGTAGGTTTTATCAGTAAAGAAAATGGTTTCATTGTTTTAGTACATAGTTATTGGTTAGTAGTCAGAATTAATTCTAAATCCAGTTTTCGACTTTCAAGTCTTTAATACGATTGAATTCTTTCATGTTATTCGTAACGAGCGTCAGCTCTTGCGACATGGCGTGAGCCGCAATCAGCGTGTCAAATGGACCGATGGGTGTGCCTTTGCTTTCCAGTTGACACCGGACGATCCCATAGGCCGCTGCAGCGTCATTGTCGAACGGCAGGATTTCCAGTACACTGCACGCCTTTATGAGCAGAAGAGTATTCCGAGCGGGATCGGAGCTTTTTTGTACGCCGAATTCAAGCTCTGCCAGCGTAATTGCCGAGATAGCGATATCGCCCGGCCGGTATTGCTGAATATGAGCCAGTGCCCTGCTTTGCGGCTTTCGAATCATATCAATGCAGATATTTGTGTCGAGCATGTAAATCATAGAGGGTCGCGTTTGTCAATCTCTGATGGGTCGCCGCGGTCAGCCATAAAATCATCCGTGAATTTGCCGCAGGCTTCTAACAAGGGTGCCCAGCCGCTGTTAAGAGGGAATAAAACAACGGCATTACCGATTTTATTGATACCAATCTCATTGGTTTCAAACCGGCAATCCTTAGGCAGCCGAACTGCCTGACTGCGTCCATTCGAAAATATTTTTGCGGTATTCATAAATGTTTCCTTTATTAGGTATATATCAAAGTATATACCATTCGCCCCTGCAAGTCAATCAAAAACAAAAATATTATTAAAACGGATATGAATTATTTCCATTTTTGATACAATTGTTCAGCAAATACCTCACCCATTCACTTTATTCCGAAGATATCCATCCACTCATCGGTTTCGCCTTTTGAGAGGCCGCCGGTTCGTTTGGCTCCGGGTTCGGGGTTTGGTTTTTCCGGCCTGTCAATGACACTGACCACCTGTTCCCAGAATTCCAGTGCATCGATAGTCTTTGCTCTTTTGCGTTTGGCGGCGCGTTTTACCCTGCGGTCAGAGCTGACAACCACCAGCCCGCTCGGCGCTGAATGATCCTCCACGAGGTATTCGATCAGGTCGTCGGCTTCCTGGTATTCGCCGGAAAAGTGTACATTCAAATTGTGGAACCGGTTGAAAAACGACTTATCGAACGGGCCCGTGCCGTCGAAAAACAGCTCCGCCCGGTCTCTGCTGCGGCGCATATATTCGTGCAGAAACTGAACCAGAAACTCCGCGTTTAGCCCGAGGTACTGGTCGCTGCAGCCGCGAACCGCGAAGAGGAGATTATGTCCGTCGATAACATAGGGCACATCAATCCTCCGCCGTGTATCGCATTTCGCCGCCGACGATTGTATGCATAACAACGCCCTTTAGCCGCCAGCCGTTGTACGGGCAGTTTTTGCCCTTTGAGCGGAACTTCTGCACGTCCACGGTAAACTCCCGCTCCGGATCGAAAATCGTGATATCCGCCCATTTACCCGCGTCGAGCGAGCCTTTCATATTATCGATGCC
Proteins encoded:
- the thiH gene encoding 2-iminoacetate synthase ThiH, with protein sequence MNTKTDIYSVLDDTGIDTRQDEYLSRIQSVTEADVRRELAIKPGHFSLERLIVLLSEAGGAFLEDMAQQAHALTLQRFGKTMQLYVPMYVSNYCINRCQYCGYNADHKFNRSRLTMEQAVQEADAIASAGFRHILILSGEDPKHIDVDYLAELAKRLRSKFCAIEIEIYPLDTDGYKRLFDAGIDGLSIYQETYNRRLYETLHAGPKADYRYRLETPSRAARAGFRRLGIGALLGLWDWRLETLSLSVHAAYLMKHHWQSQISFSFPRIRPAQDVEDQPYKHIISDRQFVQMMLALRLCFADAGIVVSTRESSEFRRHLMNLCVTRMSAGSKTNPGGYAVNKEAVCQFEVDDKSSPQQVAAMIEAAGYEPVWKDWDPAFTAG
- the vapB gene encoding type II toxin-antitoxin system antitoxin VapB; the encoded protein is MNTAKIFSNGRSQAVRLPKDCRFETNEIGINKIGNAVVLFPLNSGWAPLLEACGKFTDDFMADRGDPSEIDKRDPL
- the vapC gene encoding type II toxin-antitoxin system tRNA(fMet)-specific endonuclease VapC, which gives rise to MIYMLDTNICIDMIRKPQSRALAHIQQYRPGDIAISAITLAELEFGVQKSSDPARNTLLLIKACSVLEILPFDNDAAAAYGIVRCQLESKGTPIGPFDTLIAAHAMSQELTLVTNNMKEFNRIKDLKVENWI
- a CDS encoding anaerobic sulfatase maturase, which encodes MKPFSLLIKPTGPDCNIACKYCFYTGKTEMFGTHKHRMSDEVMERMVSDFMGLGFPVSSFAWQGGEPTLMGLDFYKRVVETQQRCGDDGQAVSNALQTNGILLDDEWAAFLKQYSWLVGISLDGPKYLHDHYRKDRGGNGTYDRVVAGIEACRRARVEFNILVLLNNLNVEKPDELFDFFVKEKNIRFLQFVPCVEPGGEKGKLTDFSTSAEQYGRFICRIFDRWLDYGPTKLSIRLFDSLLNYIVNGQHTNCTFNKSCSDYMVVEHNGDAFCCDFFVEEGCRMGNIMETHIGELITGEVKRKFARAKNTSCTKCMLCRWRKCCYGGCLKDRYSAWGNFEDATPLCEGYKMIFDYTMPKLAHLAARLAAGELR
- a CDS encoding NYN domain-containing protein produces the protein MPYVIDGHNLLFAVRGCSDQYLGLNAEFLVQFLHEYMRRSRDRAELFFDGTGPFDKSFFNRFHNLNVHFSGEYQEADDLIEYLVEDHSAPSGLVVVSSDRRVKRAAKRKRAKTIDALEFWEQVVSVIDRPEKPNPEPGAKRTGGLSKGETDEWMDIFGIK